Proteins from a genomic interval of Ptychodera flava strain L36383 chromosome 7, AS_Pfla_20210202, whole genome shotgun sequence:
- the LOC139136295 gene encoding tripartite motif-containing protein 2-like: MKVKETEANNSKLKVQQIFESLEKCFKREEESLRKHIRQIIDEITRLIQENGNKLLTELKGEHEKRKVNLTAQLKELDIAENDLTSTREYVEKLMYYGNASQLMSAKRRVDHQTEELLKVQTQVEPVEDDYMEFQPRDDFCRGKSLGIMKFIPTVYKVDSVTPTVRVGEDITCTIRSANESSLNKEEVSHRVKVEAVMKTPDGNTEKVEVKDNENGTMTLKTRVEVEGEHELSVTVCKKPVEGSPVNIKVIAKKGLVCKFGEKGSGIGQFSGLQGITMMRNGDVLVAEYGNQRLQSFTVNGRHRKMFKFANVSNFYPYDAAVSVNGNVFTTDNGNNQVIVCDENGELIRCFGKGKIRGPVGIAINPVNGRVYVVDNWAHCIHIYDQDGNHIKSFGSNGSQEVQFSYPWFVCIGTVGNVYVSDTGNHRIQVFNGDGQFLYTFGSHGSGDGQMNYPRGVAVDKHGYVYVADYNNNRIVKYESNGKFVCRIDDVSDGLNRPIGVCVTDDDRVIVADNGNSCIKVFTQ; encoded by the coding sequence atgaaagtgaaagaaactGAAGCCAACAATAGCAAACTCAAAGTGCAGCAAATATTTGAGTCTCTAGAAAAGTGCTTCAAAAGAGAAGAGGAAAGCTTGAGAAAACACATCCGTCAAATCATTGATGAAATAACGCGTCTGATACAAGAAAACGGCAACAAACTACTGACAGAGTTGAAAGGTGAACACGAAAAACGAAAAGTTAACTTGACTGCACAATTGAAAGAACTTGACATCGCTGAGAATGACCTGACAAGTACTCGTGAATATGTTGAGAAACTGATGTATTATGGGAACGCTTCACAGCTAATGTCAGCAAAGAGGAGAGTTGATCATCAAACAGAAGAATTGCTGAAAGTACAGACACAGGTAGAACCAGTGGAAGACGACTACATGGAGTTTCAACCACGTGACGACTTCTGTAGGGGGAAGAGTCTTGGGATAATGAAATTCATTCCGACGGTGTACAAAGTGGACTCAGTCACTCCAACAGTTCGAGTTGGCGAAGACATCACATGCACCATTCGAAGCGCGAATGAATCAAGCCTAAACAAGGAAGAGGTATCACATCGTGTCAAAGTTGAAGCTGTGATGAAGACACCTGACGGTAACACAGAGAAAGTGGAAGTCAAGGACAATGAGAATGGAACAATGACTTTGAAAACACGTGTAGAGGTAGAGGGGGAACATGAATTGTCAGTTACAGTATGTAAGAAACCAGTAGAAGGATCACCGGTTAACATTAAGGTTATCGCTAAGAAAGGGTTGGTGTGTAAATTTGGGGAGAAAGGTTCAGGGATCGGTCAGTTCAGTGGTTTACAGGGGATAACAATGATGAGAAACGGTGACGTGTTGGTTGCTGAGTATGGCAATCAAAGATTACAAAGTTTTACTGTAAATGGAAGACATCGGAAGATGTTCAAGTTTGCAAATGTCAGTAATTTCTATCCCTATGATGCAGCTGTATCAGTGAATGGTAATGTCTTTACTACAGACAATGGAAATAATCAGGTAATTGTCTGTGATGAGAATGGTGAACTAATCAGGTGTTTTGGAAAGGGTAAGATTCGGGGCCCTGTTGGTATCGCTATCAATCCTGTCAATGGAAGGGTTTATGTTGTAGACAACTGGGCTCACTGTATTCACATTTACGATCAAGACGGcaatcatatcaaatcattCGGTAGTAATGGAAGTCAGGAGGTTCAGTTTAGCTATCCCTGGTTTGTCTGTATTGGCACCGTCGGCAATGTCTATGTATCAGATACTGGTAACCATAGAATCCAAGTGTTCAATGGTGATGGTCAGTTCCTCTATACATTTGGCTCCCATGGAAGTGGTGATGGTCAGATGAACTATCCCCGGGGAGTTGCTGTGGACAAACACGGCTATGTGTATGTCGCAGATTACAACAATAACAGAATTGTGAAATACGAATCGAATGGTAAATTTGTTTGCCGTATCGATGATGTAAGTGACGGTCTTAACCGTCCTATCGGTGTCTGTGTCACTGACGATGACAGAGTTATAGTGGCTGATAACGGTAACAGTTGCATTAAAGTTTTCACGCAATAA
- the LOC139136296 gene encoding E3 ubiquitin-protein ligase TRIM56-like translates to MASGGSQLPEQIDENFLLCGICCERYKNPKILPCLHSFCEPCLGKLADEMGAITCPVCRRVHELTDNGVAGIQVNMFLNDLIALFEEQKSVNTSKKCDGCEQGDVTKHCTDCSFDFCSICATTHGKLPATKSHRLLRFDEYMAVKSSDPASVQPPVYCNTHQDYQVEFYCDTCNRTICLKCTALDHSKPEHLTDV, encoded by the coding sequence ATGGCATCAGGTGGATCTCAACTACCCGAACAAATCGACGAGAATTTCCTACTCTGCGGGATCTGTTGTGAACGATATAAGAATCCCAAAATTCTGCCGTGTCTGCACAGCTTCTGTGAGCCTTGTCTGGGTAAGTTGGCAGATGAGATGGGCGCCATTACGTGCCCAGTGTGCCGTAGAGTTCATGAACTCACCGACAATGGCGTGGCAGGAATCCAGGTCAACATGTTCCTGAATGATTTAATCGCACTATTTGAAGAACAGAAGAGCGTAAACACTTCAAAGAAATGCGACGGGTGTGAACAAGGCGATGTGACAAAGCACTGTACCGACTGTTCGTTTGATTTTTGCAGTATCTGCGCCACAACACACGGTAAGCTTCCCGCAACGAAATCGCATCGTCTGCTCCGCTTTGATGAATATATGGCGGTAAAGTCAAGTGACCCAGCCTCGGTTCAGCCTCCCGTCTATTGTAACACTCATCAAGATTACCAGGTCGAATTCTACTGTGATACCTGCAACAGGACGATCTGTCTGAAGTGTACTGCATTGGACCATTCGAAACCTGAACACCTTACAGATGTGTGA